Proteins found in one Oncorhynchus mykiss isolate Arlee chromosome 3, USDA_OmykA_1.1, whole genome shotgun sequence genomic segment:
- the LOC110520438 gene encoding zona pellucida sperm-binding protein 3, with translation MGQLKRGSLYLFVLLCLGWVCEAHWNSQRGPARQPVSLNYDDVSPTKPELREQVPAQTRPQVTARPPDPQSVVKVLLTPPELVRSVGARCGESRVRVEAKLDLFGTGQLVKAEDVSLGGCVSTELDLSAQVLLFESELHTCGSVLKMTEDYLVYAFTLIYTPTPEGVNSIVRTNDATVCIECHYLRRLNVSSNALRPTWLPYSATKVAEDSLTFTLALMNDDWKYERSSNVYFLGDIIHLVASVQQYHHVPMRVFVDSCVATLVPDTNSAPKYDFIQNHGCVTDALQTGSVSQFLVRSQLDRLHLQLEAFRFQQQTSPNIYITCSLKASVATAPLDMEHKACSFSSGSNRWVGADGDDAVCGCCQTSCGKRKGRSLPSDTDVVWEEDAMLGPILIQDTYVKWDQEVHAGEQQVQAEAQHSHMLAEDPSEAGVSAEAVVVGLVMVLVLLCVGILVTVLYMRNKSNTYSSDLPTTFN, from the exons atggGGCAACTGAAGCGAGGATCTCTATATTTATTTGTGCTTCTCTGTTTGGGCTGGGTTTGTGAAGCACATTGGAACTCACAGAGAGGGCCTGCTAGACAACCGGTATCATTGAACTATGATGATGTGTCACCAACTAAACCTGAGCTTAGGGAGCAAGTCCCGGCCCAAACTAGGCCCCAGGTCACAGCCCGGCCTCCTGATCCCCAGTCTGTTGTGAAGGTGTTGTTGACCCCTCCAGAGCTTGTCAGGAGTGTGGGGGCCCGCTGTGGGGAGAGCAGGGTGCGGGTAGAGGCCAAACTGGACCTGTTTGGGACGGGCCAGCTAGTGAAGGCGGAGGATGTCTCCCTGGGAGGTTGCGTCTCCACGGAGTTGGACCTCTCAGCCCAGGTCCTGCTGTTTGAGTCGGAGCTGCACACCTGTGGAAGTGTGCTGAAG ATGACAGAGGACTACCTTGTCTATGCCTTCACCCTGATCTACACCCCAACACCGGAAGGTGTCAATTCCATTGTCAGAACCAATGATGCCACAGTCTGCATTGAGTGCCACTATCTGAG GAGACTCAATGTGAGCAGCAATGCCCTGAGGCCCACCTGGCTTCCCTATAGTGCTACCAAAGTAGCTGAGGACTCCCTGACCTTTACCCTCGCACTCATGAATG ACGACTGGAAGTATGAGCGGTCATCTAATGTCTACTTCCTGGGAGACATTATTCATCTGGTGGCGTCTGTGCAGCAGTATCACCATGTGCCCATGCGTGTGTTTGTGGACAGCTGTGTGGCCACCCTGGTCCCTGACACCAACTCTGCTCCCAAATATGACTTTATCCAGAACCATGG GTGTGTAACTGATGCCCTGCAGACAGGCTCTGTCTCCCAGTTCCTGGTCCGCTCTCAGCTAGACAGACTCCACCTCCAGCTAGAGGCCTTCCGCTTCCAGCAGCAGACCAGCCCCAAT ATCTACATCACCTGTAGCCTGAAGGCCTCTGTAGCAACTGCTCCCCTAGACATGGAGCACAAGGCCTGCTCCTTCTCTTCAGGATCCAACCG CTGGGTAGGAGCTGACGGGGATGATGCGGTGTGTGGCTGCTGTCAGACTTCCTGTGgcaagaggaaggggaggagtctGCCCTCTGATACAG ATGTAGTGTGGGAAGAGGATGCTATGCTGGGGCCAATCCTTATCCAAGACACCTACGTGAAATGGGACCAGGAAGTACATGCTGGAGAGCAGCAAGTGCAGGCTGAAGCACAGCACTCTCATATGTTGGCTGAGGATCCATCTGAAGCGG GTGTCTCTGCAGAGGCAGTTGTGGTGGGATTGGTGATGGTGTTGGTCCTTCTCTGTGTGGGCATTCTGGTAACTGTCCTGTACATGAGGAACAAGTCCAATACCTACTCCAGTGATTTACCCACAACCTTTAACTGA